In Oncorhynchus nerka isolate Pitt River linkage group LG26, Oner_Uvic_2.0, whole genome shotgun sequence, one DNA window encodes the following:
- the LOC135564868 gene encoding voltage-dependent P/Q-type calcium channel subunit alpha-1A-like — MARFENEMPSRYGGGHGHGPGHGPGGPGRGGSRQGGPPGGPGGQRVYKQSMAQRARTMALYNPIPVRQNCFTVNRSLFIFSEDNFVRKYAKKITEWPYPLHVSHHCVS, encoded by the coding sequence ATGGCGCGGTTCGAAAACGAGATGCCGTCCAGGTATGGCGGCGGCCACGGCCATGGACCAGGGCATGGACCTGGAGGCCCTGGCCGCGGCGGCAGCCGGCAGGGCGGCCCGCCTGGAGGCCCCGGGGGACAGCGGGTCTACAAGCAGTCCATGGCGCAGAGAGCCCGGACCATGGCCCTGTACAACCCCATCCCGGTGCGTCAGAACTGCTTCACCGTCAACCGCTCGCTGTTCATCTTCAGCGAGGATAACTTTGTGAGAAAATACGCCAAAAAGATTACAGAATGGCCATATCCTTTACATGTTTCTCATCACTGTGTATCATGA